A genome region from Nitrospira sp. includes the following:
- a CDS encoding sigma-54 dependent transcriptional regulator: MGQAKLFVVDDDEAARTLLAEALVQEGYEVEAFSSGQAAVERGKQSRADVVLTDIRMVQGDGFLVLKEFKKFSPETSVVLLTAFGSLEGAIEAIKQGAYDYLAKPFKREDIRLVVQRSLEHCRLVRENARFREDARVREPWSQLVGSSPAMLEVYKLVARVSEGRSTVLIEGESGTGKELIARAVHLNSPRREKPFIPVNCGALPDHLLESEMFGYEKGAFTGAVGAKAGLFEAANGGTLFLDEIGDLGQALQVKLLRVMQEQEVRRVGSTASVKVDVRIIAATNRDLATLVKEGKFRDDLYYRLNVVRIALPSLAERREDITMLAHHFLQKYAKQSSHVRGFLPETMAMLKGYHWPGNVRELENAVERAVSLSHGPLLLPEDLPESIRDEPDSSEVLKGQVEGDPDALLTLDEVEKRHLARVLKETRGNKVKAAKILGIDRRTLYRMAERFGLDFGEEAEDK, from the coding sequence ATGGGTCAGGCGAAATTATTTGTGGTGGATGATGATGAGGCGGCGCGAACGTTGTTGGCGGAAGCGCTGGTGCAGGAGGGGTATGAGGTCGAGGCCTTTTCCAGCGGCCAGGCTGCCGTGGAGCGCGGGAAGCAATCCCGGGCTGATGTGGTGTTGACCGATATTCGCATGGTGCAAGGTGACGGGTTTCTCGTTTTGAAGGAGTTTAAGAAATTCAGCCCGGAGACCTCGGTCGTGTTGTTGACCGCGTTCGGTTCGTTGGAGGGCGCGATCGAAGCGATTAAACAGGGCGCCTACGATTACTTGGCCAAGCCGTTTAAGAGAGAAGACATCCGCCTGGTGGTCCAACGTAGCCTGGAGCATTGTCGCCTCGTACGAGAGAATGCCCGCTTTCGTGAGGATGCGCGCGTGCGCGAGCCCTGGTCGCAGTTGGTCGGCAGCAGTCCGGCCATGCTGGAGGTCTATAAATTGGTGGCGCGGGTGTCGGAGGGGCGGAGCACCGTGTTGATCGAAGGGGAGAGCGGAACGGGAAAGGAACTGATTGCGCGGGCGGTGCATTTGAACAGTCCGCGTCGCGAGAAGCCGTTCATTCCCGTGAACTGCGGCGCGCTCCCTGACCATCTGCTCGAATCGGAGATGTTCGGTTATGAGAAAGGGGCGTTTACGGGAGCGGTCGGCGCGAAGGCCGGATTGTTTGAGGCCGCCAATGGCGGTACGTTGTTTCTCGATGAGATCGGCGATCTCGGCCAGGCCTTGCAGGTGAAGCTGCTGCGGGTCATGCAGGAGCAGGAGGTGCGGCGGGTCGGCAGCACGGCGTCGGTGAAGGTCGATGTACGCATCATTGCTGCGACCAATCGCGATCTGGCCACGCTCGTCAAGGAAGGCAAGTTTCGCGATGACTTGTACTATCGTCTCAATGTGGTGCGGATCGCTCTGCCGTCTCTCGCTGAGCGACGCGAGGACATTACGATGCTCGCGCATCACTTTCTTCAAAAATACGCGAAACAATCGTCGCATGTGAGGGGATTTCTGCCCGAAACGATGGCGATGCTGAAGGGATATCACTGGCCGGGAAATGTGCGTGAATTGGAAAATGCCGTGGAACGGGCCGTGTCTCTAAGCCATGGCCCGCTGCTGCTGCCTGAAGATCTGCCGGAATCGATTAGGGATGAGCCGGATTCAAGCGAGGTCCTCAAGGGGCAGGTTGAGGGGGATCCGGACGCGCTGTTGACCTTGGATGAGGTTGAGAAGCGGCATCTGGCGCGGGTGCTCAAAGAAACGAGGGGGAATAAGGTGAAAGCAGCGAAGATCCTGGGGATCGATCGGCGGACCTTGTACCGGATGGCGGAGCGGTTTGGATTGGATTTCGGCGAGGAGGCGGAGGACAAGTAG
- a CDS encoding Lrp/AsnC ligand binding domain-containing protein: MSDRAYVLINVHPGQTTDVVKALGDIKEIKQIDPCWGKPDIFTIVEIPHQDALTQLVLARIHAIPGVDQTDTHMVYRLQEDKPK; encoded by the coding sequence ATGTCTGACCGAGCGTACGTGTTGATCAATGTGCATCCCGGCCAAACGACTGATGTCGTGAAAGCCCTCGGAGACATTAAAGAAATCAAACAAATTGACCCCTGCTGGGGAAAGCCCGACATCTTCACCATCGTCGAAATTCCGCATCAAGATGCCTTGACCCAACTCGTGCTCGCAAGAATTCACGCGATACCCGGTGTTGATCAGACCGATACGCACATGGTCTATCGCCTTCAGGAAGACAAGCCCAAATGA
- a CDS encoding response regulator: MATDRASLPTIMIIDDDPTTLLLSTKPLRDAGYTVLQATGSAEGLKLYAEHPSPIHLVIADVFLPPPGFQLSVDKNPYPRVNGLDMVERLIQGKREIRAILMSSNPASELQNRGLVRDGLVFLKKPFTSAALLSLVQQVLAGPPATPDPKHAARSGNGDVEWVG, encoded by the coding sequence ATGGCCACTGACAGAGCATCCCTCCCCACAATCATGATCATAGACGACGATCCCACAACCCTGCTCCTGAGTACGAAGCCCTTGCGGGATGCCGGCTACACGGTCCTCCAGGCAACGGGCAGCGCTGAGGGGCTCAAACTGTATGCAGAACACCCCTCCCCGATCCATCTCGTGATCGCCGACGTTTTTCTCCCTCCTCCCGGTTTCCAACTTTCCGTCGACAAGAACCCCTATCCCCGCGTGAACGGCCTGGACATGGTTGAACGGCTCATCCAGGGAAAACGAGAAATCCGCGCAATACTCATGTCCAGCAACCCGGCTTCTGAGTTGCAGAATCGCGGCCTCGTACGGGACGGGCTGGTCTTTCTCAAGAAACCCTTTACGAGTGCCGCGCTGTTGTCACTCGTGCAGCAGGTGCTGGCAGGCCCTCCTGCCACTCCAGACCCGAAACACGCGGCTCGATCCGGGAACGGCGATGTCGAGTGGGTGGGGTAA